A stretch of the Vibrio stylophorae genome encodes the following:
- a CDS encoding GNAT family N-acetyltransferase, with amino-acid sequence MHAKQQSLEQQAVDLLADDIQVTDLTARHIRIDDYIIRPLTVKDNAAIAAVIRIVSAEYGLTPDKGYGVADPTLDDLFAVYSQPRAQYWVIEWQGQVIGGAGYAPLSGAPAICELQKMYFLPKARGCGLAKQLAALCFAQAKADGFTQCYLETTACLGEAVVFYERLGFRYLAGPLGSTGHDACEIQMILAL; translated from the coding sequence ATGCACGCAAAGCAACAAAGCCTTGAGCAACAAGCGGTTGATTTACTGGCTGATGATATACAAGTGACTGATTTAACGGCGCGTCATATACGCATCGATGACTACATTATTCGCCCATTAACAGTGAAAGATAACGCCGCGATTGCTGCTGTGATCCGCATTGTTTCAGCGGAATATGGTTTAACACCCGATAAAGGCTATGGTGTTGCGGATCCAACGTTGGACGATTTGTTTGCTGTGTACAGTCAACCGCGCGCCCAATATTGGGTGATTGAATGGCAGGGGCAAGTGATCGGCGGGGCAGGTTATGCGCCTTTAAGCGGCGCGCCAGCAATCTGCGAGCTGCAAAAAATGTATTTTTTACCCAAGGCCAGAGGTTGTGGTTTGGCTAAACAGCTTGCGGCGCTTTGTTTTGCGCAGGCCAAAGCTGATGGTTTTACCCAGTGTTATTTAGAAACCACGGCCTGTCTTGGTGAAGCCGTGGTTTTTTATGAGCGCCTTGGCTTTCGATATCTCGCAGGCCCACTTGGTAGCACCGGTCACGATGCCTGTGAGATTCAGATGATTTTAGCGCTATAG
- a CDS encoding DEAD/DEAH box helicase, protein MSFTELGLITPLLKAIEKKGYQTPSPIQQQAIPAVLSGQDVMAAAQTGTGKTAGFTLPILQRLDVGPRVRGNQVRALILTPTRELAAQIYENIYHYSQFMHLSSAVVYGGVKINPQMLRLRKGCDILVATPGRLLDLYQQNAVRFSQLEVLVLDEADRMLDMGFIRDIRKIIELLPKQRQNLLFSATFSPDIRELAKGLVNNPVEISVNPENSTAVTIEQRLYAVDKKQKSALLAHLIETLNWRQVLVFTKTKHGANRLARFLEERKIHAAPIHGNKSQGARTKALADFKSGEVRVLVATDIAARGIDIPQLPQVVNFDLPHVAADYVHRIGRTGRAGEVGHAVSLVCADEADDLFAIERLIGQLIEREVVAEFKPVHELPASRLDTRPIKPKKPKKPKKPKVMGESDNAGQASQKKKPQGQKSQGQKSQSQSPKAQGQKAQGQKTQGQKPRSFGKKPAAKGSQSPTGDKPAKQGGAQRSGQNRAQARPANRAKKTFSNKAQSKPQAN, encoded by the coding sequence ATGAGTTTTACCGAACTAGGTCTAATCACGCCGTTATTAAAAGCCATTGAGAAAAAAGGGTATCAAACCCCATCCCCGATTCAGCAACAAGCGATTCCAGCGGTGCTGTCTGGACAGGATGTGATGGCCGCGGCGCAGACAGGGACGGGTAAAACGGCTGGTTTTACATTGCCGATTTTGCAGCGCTTGGATGTGGGCCCGCGTGTGCGTGGCAATCAAGTGCGCGCGCTTATCTTAACGCCAACACGTGAGCTTGCTGCGCAGATCTACGAAAACATCTATCACTACAGCCAGTTTATGCATCTGTCATCTGCCGTGGTATATGGTGGCGTAAAAATTAACCCACAGATGCTTCGTTTGCGCAAAGGCTGCGATATTCTGGTCGCGACCCCAGGTCGTTTGCTTGATCTTTATCAGCAAAACGCGGTGCGTTTTTCGCAGCTTGAAGTCTTGGTTCTCGATGAAGCCGATCGCATGCTGGATATGGGCTTTATTCGTGATATTCGAAAAATCATCGAATTACTGCCAAAACAGCGCCAGAATTTATTGTTCTCTGCTACCTTCTCACCCGATATTCGTGAGCTTGCCAAGGGCTTGGTGAATAACCCTGTTGAGATTTCAGTCAACCCTGAAAATAGTACCGCGGTTACCATTGAGCAGCGTTTGTATGCGGTGGATAAAAAGCAAAAATCAGCGCTATTAGCACATTTGATTGAGACTTTGAATTGGCGGCAGGTCCTGGTCTTTACTAAAACCAAGCATGGTGCCAACCGTCTCGCGCGTTTTCTTGAAGAGAGAAAAATTCACGCCGCACCCATTCATGGCAATAAGAGCCAAGGTGCGCGTACTAAGGCATTGGCTGATTTTAAATCGGGCGAGGTGCGTGTATTGGTTGCCACTGACATTGCTGCGCGCGGTATTGATATTCCACAATTGCCGCAGGTGGTGAACTTTGACTTGCCACATGTGGCTGCCGATTATGTGCATCGTATTGGCCGGACAGGCCGCGCGGGTGAAGTGGGTCATGCGGTCTCTTTGGTATGCGCGGATGAAGCGGATGATTTATTTGCCATTGAGCGCTTAATTGGCCAGCTGATTGAGCGTGAAGTGGTGGCAGAATTTAAGCCAGTTCACGAGCTGCCGGCATCGCGTTTAGATACGCGCCCAATTAAGCCGAAAAAACCGAAAAAGCCGAAAAAACCAAAAGTGATGGGTGAGTCGGACAACGCGGGTCAAGCGAGTCAAAAGAAAAAGCCGCAGGGTCAGAAGTCTCAAGGCCAGAAATCCCAAAGCCAGAGCCCAAAAGCTCAAGGTCAAAAAGCTCAAGGTCAAAAAACACAGGGTCAAAAACCGCGTTCATTTGGTAAAAAGCCAGCGGCAAAAGGTAGCCAGTCACCTACGGGCGATAAACCTGCCAAGCAAGGTGGCGCGCAGCGCAGCGGGCAAAACCGCGCTCAAGCGCGCCCAGCAAATCGCGCAAAGAAAACCTTTTCGAACAAAGCGCAAAGCAAACCCCAAGCCAACTGA
- a CDS encoding carbon-nitrogen hydrolase family protein, which yields MQQTDAIYQHYLTIALAQPSILDGQVSSNLHSHLDYIAAAASHRCDLVVFPELSLTGYLLEHAASLALNLQSPEVEQLKQAATRHQLVVLAGGFFDCGGDKPVIGTLICRPCGHVDLYAKQHLHPGEALFCQPGKDHFTLAIKDVHIALAVCADFTEPKHPQHAINVATDLYLASALISPQGYGVDSALLAGIAKQYQLPVLLSNHISKTGGWQGCGQSGFWLANGESQQASQEAGMMLCYFTSQGMHGQEMGLLA from the coding sequence ATGCAACAGACAGACGCCATCTATCAGCACTATCTCACCATTGCACTGGCGCAGCCTTCAATTCTAGATGGACAAGTGTCCAGCAATCTTCATAGCCACTTAGATTATATTGCCGCCGCAGCCAGTCACCGTTGTGATTTGGTTGTTTTCCCTGAATTGTCATTGACCGGTTACCTTCTTGAGCACGCCGCTTCTTTAGCGCTGAACCTGCAATCGCCAGAGGTCGAACAGCTGAAACAAGCTGCGACGCGACATCAGTTGGTGGTACTGGCTGGCGGGTTTTTTGACTGCGGTGGCGACAAGCCGGTGATTGGCACCTTGATTTGTCGCCCCTGCGGACATGTGGATCTTTATGCCAAGCAGCATCTTCACCCGGGTGAAGCGCTATTTTGCCAGCCAGGAAAGGATCATTTCACGCTCGCGATTAAAGATGTGCATATCGCTTTAGCTGTGTGCGCCGATTTTACTGAGCCCAAGCACCCACAGCATGCGATTAATGTTGCCACCGATCTTTATTTAGCAAGCGCACTGATTTCACCGCAAGGCTATGGTGTTGATAGTGCTTTGCTGGCTGGCATCGCTAAACAGTATCAATTGCCTGTACTGCTCAGTAACCATATATCGAAGACAGGCGGCTGGCAGGGTTGCGGTCAAAGTGGCTTTTGGCTGGCTAATGGCGAGTCGCAGCAGGCGAGCCAAGAGGCGGGCATGATGCTCTGCTATTTCACCAGTCAAGGCATGCATGGCCAAGAGATGGGGCTGCTGGCTTAA
- a CDS encoding class I SAM-dependent methyltransferase — protein sequence MDCFGQALLAYEYGMKDAHLQVESEGGISMLPVALFFRDSEYYELDRIALAHCKGKILDMGAGAGIHSLKLQQTGANVTAMDVSLGACEVMKKRGVKRVMHGDLFHLSTSCHFDTWILLGRSIGAVGSIDGFKQFLKMASKQLNPRGRIVFNSVDPGQMHRQRWMQFSFSDAQDKRTPWFDIHFRQVEVIAKQYGFEACCLHLEADGNYLAQLTKN from the coding sequence ATGGATTGTTTTGGACAGGCGCTCCTTGCATATGAATATGGTATGAAGGATGCCCACTTACAGGTTGAGAGTGAGGGTGGTATCTCAATGCTGCCCGTTGCGCTATTTTTCCGAGATAGTGAGTACTATGAGCTTGATCGGATCGCATTGGCACATTGCAAAGGTAAGATCTTAGATATGGGGGCCGGCGCAGGCATCCATAGCCTAAAACTACAACAGACTGGCGCGAATGTGACCGCAATGGATGTTTCGCTTGGTGCCTGTGAGGTGATGAAAAAACGCGGTGTGAAGCGCGTTATGCATGGGGATTTGTTTCACTTGTCTACATCCTGTCACTTTGACACATGGATATTGTTGGGACGGAGTATTGGCGCTGTTGGGTCAATCGACGGTTTCAAACAATTTTTGAAGATGGCAAGCAAACAACTGAACCCTCGTGGACGAATAGTTTTTAATTCGGTTGATCCTGGACAGATGCATCGTCAACGCTGGATGCAGTTTTCATTTTCAGATGCGCAGGATAAGCGGACGCCATGGTTTGATATTCATTTTCGACAAGTAGAAGTCATAGCGAAACAGTATGGTTTTGAGGCTTGTTGCTTACATCTCGAGGCTGATGGAAATTACCTCGCGCAATTGACGAAAAACTAG
- a CDS encoding tetratricopeptide repeat protein has protein sequence MQTLFRFLAPFFLFTITFIPSVAAEQPDTPNPPSEASAAIAHTQVEDLSLKEPLFKPFIERYILDELRDLRQQQQVLRADIAEKVAAAKLEASDRALRYTADTTNNIFYIITAAASILVLLGWRSIRDIRENIEVSTARQVADLTQEYETRLNDLERSIKERSDQIMAAQQKISDTNLIHSLWMRSGLEKSEQEKIKLYDQILEVSKNDVEALTYKADVLLDINEEKWALSLANQALEQDSEYALAYWQRACAQSKLGQYEQAIDDIIRALELSESLREEVSNEAYFDVLREHPRFVELFPEATEVVSPEEEQS, from the coding sequence ATGCAGACACTTTTCCGCTTTCTTGCCCCCTTCTTTTTGTTCACTATCACCTTTATTCCAAGCGTTGCAGCTGAGCAACCCGACACGCCAAATCCCCCATCTGAAGCAAGCGCCGCCATCGCGCATACTCAAGTTGAGGATTTATCATTAAAAGAGCCGCTATTTAAGCCCTTTATTGAGCGCTATATCTTAGATGAGCTGCGCGATCTACGTCAGCAGCAGCAAGTGCTGCGTGCCGATATTGCTGAAAAAGTTGCCGCCGCTAAATTGGAAGCCTCTGATCGCGCGCTGCGCTACACCGCCGATACCACCAACAATATTTTCTATATCATCACCGCCGCCGCATCGATTTTAGTGCTGCTAGGCTGGCGCTCTATTCGTGATATTCGTGAAAATATTGAGGTGTCTACGGCGCGGCAAGTGGCCGATCTCACCCAAGAGTATGAAACTCGCCTCAACGATTTAGAGCGCAGTATTAAAGAGCGCTCCGACCAAATCATGGCGGCGCAGCAAAAGATATCCGACACCAATCTAATTCACTCACTCTGGATGCGCTCAGGTCTTGAGAAAAGTGAGCAGGAAAAAATTAAGCTTTACGATCAAATTTTGGAAGTGAGCAAAAATGACGTCGAAGCACTTACCTATAAAGCCGATGTACTGCTTGATATTAATGAGGAAAAATGGGCACTGTCATTGGCCAATCAAGCCCTTGAGCAAGACAGCGAATATGCCCTTGCCTACTGGCAACGTGCCTGCGCGCAATCTAAATTGGGACAATATGAGCAAGCCATTGATGATATTATCCGCGCCCTTGAGCTTTCAGAGTCGCTGCGCGAAGAGGTCTCCAATGAAGCTTATTTTGATGTGCTGCGTGAACATCCGCGCTTTGTTGAGCTCTTTCCTGAAGCCACTGAGGTTGTCAGCCCAGAAGAGGAACAAAGCTGA
- a CDS encoding HlyD family secretion protein, with translation MSGTDTSSNRFRNLSILAVIAVVITIAGYFYVKHQENYPSTDDAYVHANIIYIAPQISGKVISTNVADYQEVSQGDLIYQIDPAPYQAKLEQAQAAYEIALQNNAAADDAILAASANVKSAMAQLTDAQATYRRIAQLVKKQLLPAQEMDDAKAKLSSAEENVIAARATMSQLVKSQGAKGNEAPEVKQAAAALSEASLSLSYTNIFAPADGHLGKLSAHNGSVVSPGLALIPLVEANTFWLQANFKETQLEHIRVGMPVTIALDLYPDVAYHGVVEAISPASGSSFSLLPPENATGNWVKVPQRFPVLVRLTNEAEHPDTPLRVGASATVTVNTVDGSAVSHTTQTQEP, from the coding sequence ATGAGTGGCACAGATACCAGCTCAAATCGTTTTCGTAATCTTTCTATCCTTGCCGTCATTGCAGTTGTTATCACCATTGCAGGCTATTTCTACGTAAAACATCAAGAAAACTATCCGAGTACGGATGATGCCTACGTTCATGCCAACATTATCTATATCGCACCGCAAATTAGCGGCAAAGTGATCAGCACCAATGTTGCCGATTACCAAGAAGTAAGCCAAGGCGATTTGATCTACCAAATTGATCCAGCCCCTTATCAAGCCAAACTCGAACAAGCACAAGCCGCTTACGAAATTGCCCTGCAAAATAACGCGGCGGCCGATGATGCGATTCTTGCCGCGAGCGCTAATGTGAAAAGCGCCATGGCGCAGCTCACCGATGCTCAAGCCACGTATCGACGCATTGCCCAATTGGTGAAAAAGCAATTATTACCCGCACAAGAGATGGACGATGCCAAAGCCAAATTGTCTAGCGCTGAAGAAAACGTAATCGCTGCGCGCGCGACCATGTCTCAATTGGTGAAATCACAAGGCGCCAAAGGCAATGAAGCGCCAGAGGTCAAACAAGCGGCAGCAGCGCTCAGCGAAGCCAGTTTATCCCTCTCCTACACCAATATTTTTGCGCCGGCCGACGGTCACTTAGGCAAGCTATCTGCGCACAATGGCAGTGTGGTTTCCCCTGGTTTGGCCTTGATTCCATTGGTTGAAGCCAACACCTTTTGGCTCCAAGCCAACTTTAAAGAAACCCAACTTGAGCACATTCGTGTCGGCATGCCTGTGACCATTGCACTGGATCTGTATCCTGATGTGGCCTACCACGGCGTGGTCGAAGCCATTTCGCCTGCAAGCGGCTCATCCTTCTCGTTATTGCCACCTGAAAATGCAACGGGCAACTGGGTCAAAGTGCCGCAGCGTTTCCCTGTTTTGGTTCGCCTTACCAATGAAGCGGAACACCCAGATACCCCACTCCGTGTCGGTGCCAGCGCTACAGTCACGGTCAATACGGTTGATGGTTCAGCGGTAAGTCACACCACACAAACACAAGAGCCATAA
- a CDS encoding LysR family transcriptional regulator translates to MAHELDGLDLNLMRLLKAVVDNRSIKLAAMQLGISQPSASRAVMKLKTIFDDPLFIRKAHGVEPSPMAVRLAEVFDEMLHPIEKVLSEFEHFDPTRYQGEIAIVIDPILMDEQGAHLLSHCYAAFPKASFSFSHWSSYSQDEMLEGQHDYCILDQETQLSQDIYMRPLYREKRVILARDNHPVLVNCHQWKTVATLPLVTLPSADLYKPLCTVESEYQRMGYEPKVQLKSYNLRVAHQMLLQTDAILFASESTAKLMPGISCYDMPPVNDAFRQFVVSGGFLQVNRNHPLHLHLHEVMMAAFANGPGKA, encoded by the coding sequence ATGGCGCATGAGCTGGATGGCTTAGATCTTAACTTAATGCGACTTTTAAAAGCGGTGGTGGATAACCGCAGTATTAAATTGGCCGCGATGCAGCTTGGGATCTCACAGCCCAGTGCGAGCCGCGCTGTGATGAAGCTAAAAACCATTTTTGATGATCCTCTATTTATTCGCAAAGCCCATGGCGTTGAGCCATCCCCCATGGCTGTACGATTGGCAGAAGTGTTTGATGAGATGCTTCATCCCATTGAGAAAGTGCTGAGCGAGTTTGAGCATTTTGACCCGACGCGCTATCAAGGGGAGATTGCCATTGTGATTGACCCAATTTTGATGGATGAACAGGGCGCACACTTGCTGTCGCATTGCTATGCCGCTTTTCCTAAGGCGAGTTTCTCTTTTTCACATTGGAGCAGTTATAGCCAAGATGAGATGCTTGAAGGGCAGCATGATTACTGTATTTTGGATCAGGAAACGCAGCTTTCTCAAGATATCTATATGCGGCCTTTATACCGTGAAAAACGGGTGATTTTGGCGCGGGATAACCACCCAGTTTTAGTCAATTGTCATCAATGGAAAACCGTGGCAACGCTTCCCTTGGTGACCTTGCCATCAGCAGATCTCTATAAACCGCTTTGTACCGTTGAGTCTGAATATCAACGTATGGGCTATGAGCCCAAAGTACAGCTTAAATCCTACAACCTGCGCGTTGCTCACCAAATGCTGTTGCAGACAGATGCCATTTTATTTGCCAGTGAAAGTACCGCCAAATTGATGCCGGGGATCAGCTGCTATGATATGCCGCCCGTCAATGATGCCTTTCGTCAATTCGTTGTTTCTGGCGGTTTCTTGCAAGTCAATCGAAACCATCCACTGCATTTACACCTGCATGAAGTGATGATGGCCGCCTTTGCCAATGGCCCCGGTAAAGCCTAA
- a CDS encoding DMT family transporter yields MLLARLFLLIAITAEVAGTSTLNMVHGAWWGYGIMYTLIAVSYYFLSLSIKKIAVGVAYALWEGLGICMITLLSILFLDADLSGQQLFGLMLAVIGIVCVTLGEHHDKATPSQKNKTPVRAVRTPSTSNARALLNRTAA; encoded by the coding sequence ATGTTACTTGCACGACTCTTTTTGTTGATTGCTATTACTGCCGAAGTTGCAGGGACCAGCACACTGAACATGGTTCATGGTGCCTGGTGGGGGTATGGCATCATGTATACGCTGATCGCAGTGTCCTACTATTTTCTATCGCTATCGATTAAGAAAATTGCCGTGGGTGTGGCTTACGCACTCTGGGAAGGTTTAGGCATCTGTATGATCACGCTACTCTCAATCCTATTTTTGGATGCAGATTTAAGCGGCCAGCAACTCTTTGGCTTGATGCTCGCAGTGATTGGTATTGTCTGTGTGACCTTGGGTGAACACCACGACAAAGCGACGCCAAGTCAGAAAAACAAGACACCAGTACGCGCAGTGCGCACACCATCTACATCGAATGCTCGCGCGCTACTGAACCGCACTGCGGCTTAG
- a CDS encoding GntR family transcriptional regulator, translating to MLYQHDLPLYLQIKNAILERIISGVYHDKLPGEHTLSSEFEVARGTIKQAIDTLVLDGVLIKRQGKGTFINQETVTHLHRDYPVVTVSQPNPSQLTTKLLTMMDIMADSELAQLMQMSPGMPLICLERVHYKTQEIVGYTRTYLNGLLYSGLSSYQVERGLYEQLRELFGNSPSRIIEQIEAVNVNAEIANKLGIAVDQAALCVRRMGFDRENHVAELSYNYLANSQILLQLTASQTNQDHEWWCTLK from the coding sequence TTGCTGTATCAACATGATCTACCGCTGTACCTGCAGATCAAAAATGCCATTTTAGAGCGTATTATCTCTGGGGTTTATCACGACAAACTGCCGGGTGAACATACGCTTTCAAGTGAGTTTGAGGTCGCGCGCGGTACCATTAAACAGGCGATTGATACTTTGGTGCTCGATGGGGTCTTAATCAAACGCCAAGGGAAAGGGACCTTTATCAATCAAGAGACGGTGACTCATCTGCACCGTGATTATCCAGTGGTGACGGTGTCACAGCCCAATCCGTCGCAGTTGACCACCAAACTGCTGACTATGATGGATATTATGGCGGACAGTGAGCTTGCTCAATTGATGCAAATGAGTCCGGGAATGCCTTTAATCTGCCTAGAGCGCGTGCATTATAAGACGCAGGAGATTGTCGGTTATACCCGAACTTATTTGAATGGTTTGTTGTATTCAGGTTTAAGCAGTTATCAAGTGGAGCGCGGGCTCTATGAGCAGCTGCGTGAGCTATTTGGAAACTCGCCATCGCGAATTATTGAGCAAATTGAAGCGGTGAATGTGAACGCTGAGATTGCCAATAAATTAGGGATTGCAGTCGATCAAGCGGCGCTATGTGTGCGTCGCATGGGATTTGACCGTGAAAACCATGTGGCTGAGCTCTCCTATAACTACTTGGCTAACAGCCAAATCCTGTTGCAGCTTACGGCTAGTCAGACCAATCAGGACCATGAGTGGTGGTGCACGCTGAAATAG
- a CDS encoding nuclear transport factor 2 family protein, whose protein sequence is MVTNIVRQFWQTCATGEYQHLRPMLADDLKVIWPTSHEYYQGPDAFIAVNEAFGPNWCYQILTLEQVDAQQAISVVHVSKAGWPDSFYATSVFQFVELRIQTMTTYWAFQDKQPEWRIGLSEVYDPKADFLETSE, encoded by the coding sequence ATGGTTACCAATATTGTTCGCCAATTTTGGCAAACCTGCGCAACAGGCGAGTATCAACACTTGCGCCCCATGCTGGCCGATGATTTAAAAGTCATTTGGCCCACCAGCCATGAATATTACCAAGGCCCTGATGCTTTTATTGCGGTCAACGAAGCCTTTGGCCCGAATTGGTGTTATCAAATTTTGACCCTAGAGCAGGTCGATGCGCAGCAAGCCATCAGTGTGGTGCATGTCAGTAAAGCGGGTTGGCCTGATAGTTTTTATGCCACCTCGGTGTTTCAGTTTGTCGAACTGCGCATTCAAACCATGACCACCTACTGGGCATTTCAGGATAAACAGCCCGAATGGCGGATAGGACTGAGTGAGGTTTACGATCCTAAGGCTGATTTTCTTGAAACATCTGAATAA
- a CDS encoding DHA2 family efflux MFS transporter permease subunit has translation MAELSQPQHAPQGASSEDASGQLSDRARLLVTIAVMLSAIMVLLDMTIANVALPHMMGALGVTSDQVTWVLTSYSMAEAIFIPLASFLTLKFGVRRLLLISVSGFIITSALCGQADGIVEMVTFRIMQGAFGAAVIPLSQSIMVQIYPENQRGKAMALFSVGVLLGPILGPTLGGIITENMDWRWIFYVNLPIGALCLALLYFFVKLDGRGQTSIDWPLVIAMAIGIGLLQMVLDRGNEESWFESNTILLSAVISACAILFFVARSWITKGDIAPIWLLRDRNLAMSCIVMAGFSMGMFGITQLQPMMLEQLLQYPVDTTGFVMAPRGLTSAIVLLAMARFMDRIDARLLIVIGLALNAFGTFWMTQYSLDINLYWILLPSIIQGAGMGLVFAPLSQLAYATLAPKDTVGGAVVFNLCRTIGGSFGISIVNTYFSRVQQQEWHELGGALSPSNPILQQAAQAQGQQITDPSFLIQIQNLLHQQSTLTAFVYTFGFLLISYLCLIPLLAFFKPKPKGQSQAPMGH, from the coding sequence ATGGCCGAACTCAGCCAACCGCAGCATGCCCCGCAAGGGGCATCGAGTGAAGATGCCAGTGGCCAGTTAAGCGATCGCGCACGATTGCTGGTCACCATTGCGGTGATGCTCTCTGCGATTATGGTCTTGTTGGACATGACCATCGCCAATGTCGCCCTACCGCATATGATGGGCGCATTGGGCGTCACCTCCGATCAAGTCACTTGGGTGCTCACCTCCTATTCCATGGCGGAAGCGATTTTTATTCCGCTAGCGAGCTTTTTGACCCTAAAATTTGGCGTGCGCCGACTACTACTGATCTCCGTCAGCGGTTTTATCATCACTTCGGCACTTTGTGGCCAAGCGGATGGTATTGTCGAAATGGTCACCTTTCGCATTATGCAGGGGGCTTTTGGCGCCGCGGTGATCCCACTATCGCAGTCGATCATGGTACAGATCTATCCTGAAAATCAGCGCGGCAAGGCGATGGCACTCTTTAGTGTTGGGGTCCTACTGGGTCCGATTTTGGGTCCCACATTAGGCGGCATCATTACTGAAAATATGGACTGGCGCTGGATTTTCTACGTCAATCTACCCATTGGCGCGCTATGCCTCGCCCTGCTCTATTTCTTTGTAAAATTAGATGGCCGCGGCCAAACCAGCATTGACTGGCCGCTAGTGATCGCCATGGCTATAGGCATCGGTTTATTACAAATGGTGCTGGATCGCGGCAATGAAGAATCTTGGTTTGAGTCCAACACCATTTTACTCTCAGCAGTGATCAGCGCCTGTGCCATCCTCTTTTTTGTTGCCCGCTCTTGGATCACCAAAGGGGATATTGCCCCCATTTGGCTCTTACGCGATCGCAATTTAGCCATGTCCTGTATTGTTATGGCGGGGTTTTCCATGGGCATGTTTGGCATCACTCAGCTGCAACCCATGATGCTAGAACAGCTTTTACAATATCCTGTAGATACCACAGGCTTTGTGATGGCGCCGCGCGGTCTTACCTCGGCGATCGTTTTATTAGCCATGGCGCGCTTTATGGATCGCATTGATGCACGGCTTTTAATTGTGATTGGCCTTGCGCTCAATGCCTTTGGCACCTTTTGGATGACCCAATACTCGCTGGATATCAATCTTTATTGGATTTTGCTGCCCAGCATTATTCAAGGGGCGGGTATGGGGTTGGTTTTTGCGCCGCTCAGTCAGCTCGCCTATGCCACCCTCGCGCCCAAAGACACAGTGGGTGGCGCTGTGGTATTTAACCTATGTCGCACCATTGGTGGCTCTTTTGGCATCTCCATCGTCAATACCTATTTCTCTCGCGTTCAGCAGCAAGAATGGCATGAATTGGGCGGCGCACTGAGTCCAAGCAATCCAATTTTACAACAAGCGGCGCAGGCGCAAGGCCAGCAGATCACCGATCCAAGCTTTTTAATTCAGATTCAAAATCTGCTCCATCAACAATCCACTCTAACCGCCTTTGTCTATACCTTTGGCTTTTTGCTGATCTCCTATCTCTGTTTAATTCCGCTTTTGGCATTTTTTAAACCCAAGCCTAAAGGTCAGAGCCAAGCGCCTATGGGGCATTAA
- a CDS encoding SMR family transporter produces MSEFFTLSFGFVVLAAFADIMANMALARSQGFKNKQWGVVAIVLVMLAFTLLAQAIKHIDLAIAYASWGAIGIIGTALGGALVFGQKLKPIGWIGMALVVSAVIVMKTA; encoded by the coding sequence ATGAGTGAATTCTTTACGCTGTCTTTTGGCTTTGTTGTATTAGCAGCATTTGCTGACATTATGGCCAACATGGCTTTAGCCCGCTCGCAAGGCTTTAAAAACAAGCAGTGGGGTGTTGTTGCCATTGTTCTGGTGATGCTAGCCTTTACCTTATTAGCGCAAGCCATTAAGCACATTGACTTAGCCATTGCCTATGCCTCATGGGGCGCGATTGGGATTATCGGTACTGCGCTAGGTGGTGCATTGGTTTTTGGTCAAAAACTCAAGCCTATTGGCTGGATTGGCATGGCCTTGGTGGTCAGTGCTGTGATTGTGATGAAGACTGCTTAG